One Cydia pomonella isolate Wapato2018A chromosome 15, ilCydPomo1, whole genome shotgun sequence DNA window includes the following coding sequences:
- the LOC133525967 gene encoding dnaJ-like protein 60 isoform X1: protein MFLFNRIALKSLNCYARLYSLGKKCHYDVLRLRRNCTDKEIKEAFIKMSKEYHPDKNKDAKAQERFVSIVEAYNVLGKPSSRAQYDILSRSNSAYVQRTHVPWNLRNNPAYQYQYQNTQTNTTQQPRKEKSYYGVSGVKKMPNYMIIMICCGFALVGLVVQMYVIRHSFLLHRENINEKSRIAAEELDKVRAAAEENGNESEPVLRENVQENVSASIPGYTNHPLGDLGGLFGDLFFLPESMEAIQVESESKNSFSVLAEVLQPEDEVELQTRLLLEKIVNGANPTVATASLGQELATEKKESPADRVLTEYGLSEDAGGDWYTSSFRSNIKKNPLGLAFEIETWFE from the exons atgtttctttttaatcGCATTGCTCTAAAATCATTAAATTGTTACGCGAGGTTATATAG TTTAGGCAAAAAGTGCCACTACGATGTTCTCAGACTGCGTAGAAACTGTACAGACAAAGAAATCAAAGAAGCATTTATTAAGATGAGCAAGGAA TACCATCCAGACAAGAACAAGGATGCCAAGGCACAGGAGAGGTTTGTAAGCATTGTGGAAGCATACAATGTGCTCGGGAAGCCCAGTAGTCGGGCTCAGTATGACATTCTCTCCAGGAGCAATTCTGCATACGTTCAAAGAACACACGTCCCTTGGAA CTTGCGCAACAACCCCGCCTACCAATATCAATACCAAAACACCCAGACCAACACAACACAGCAACCGAGAAAGGAGAAGTCATACTACGGCGTGTCTGGGGTCAAGAAGATGCCGAATTACATGATCATCATGATTTGCTGCGGCTTCGCGTTGGTTGGTCTTGTTGTACAGATGTATGTTATTAG GCATTCATTTCTATTACACCGGGAGAATATAAATGAGAAATCCAGGATAGCAGCAGAAGAGCTGGATAAGGTTCGTGCAGCAGCTGAAGAAAATGGCAATGAG TCTGAGCCTGTTTTACGTGAGAATGTCCAAGAAAATGTCAGTGCGTCCATCCCCGGCTATACAAATCACCCCCTTGGCGATCTAGGAGGACTTTTTGGAGATCTTTTTTTCCTACCGGAGTCTATGGAGGCTATTCAG GTCGAGTCCGAGTCCAAGAATAGCTTTAGCGTGTTGGCCGAGGTTCTTCAGCCAGAAGACGAAGTTGAG TTACAAACACGTCTTTTGCTGGAAAAAATCGTAAACGGAGCCAACCCCACCGTCGCCACCGCGTCTCTAGGACAAGAGCTCGCTACTGAGAAAAA GGAATCTCCTGCGGACCGTGTCCTCACAGAGTACGGGCTGTCTGAAGACGCCGGAGGCGATTGGTACACGTCTTCTTTCAGAAGCAATATAAAG AAAAATCCTCTGGGTTTGGCGTTTGAAATTGAAACTTGGTTTGAGTAA
- the LOC133525967 gene encoding dnaJ-like protein 60 isoform X2 translates to MFLFNRIALKSLNCYARLYSLGKKCHYDVLRLRRNCTDKEIKEAFIKMSKEYHPDKNKDAKAQERFVSIVEAYNVLGKPSSRAQYDILSRSNSAYVQRTHVPWNLRNNPAYQYQYQNTQTNTTQQPRKEKSYYGVSGVKKMPNYMIIMICCGFALVGLVVQMYVIRHSFLLHRENINEKSRIAAEELDKVRAAAEENGNEVESESKNSFSVLAEVLQPEDEVELQTRLLLEKIVNGANPTVATASLGQELATEKKESPADRVLTEYGLSEDAGGDWYTSSFRSNIKKNPLGLAFEIETWFE, encoded by the exons atgtttctttttaatcGCATTGCTCTAAAATCATTAAATTGTTACGCGAGGTTATATAG TTTAGGCAAAAAGTGCCACTACGATGTTCTCAGACTGCGTAGAAACTGTACAGACAAAGAAATCAAAGAAGCATTTATTAAGATGAGCAAGGAA TACCATCCAGACAAGAACAAGGATGCCAAGGCACAGGAGAGGTTTGTAAGCATTGTGGAAGCATACAATGTGCTCGGGAAGCCCAGTAGTCGGGCTCAGTATGACATTCTCTCCAGGAGCAATTCTGCATACGTTCAAAGAACACACGTCCCTTGGAA CTTGCGCAACAACCCCGCCTACCAATATCAATACCAAAACACCCAGACCAACACAACACAGCAACCGAGAAAGGAGAAGTCATACTACGGCGTGTCTGGGGTCAAGAAGATGCCGAATTACATGATCATCATGATTTGCTGCGGCTTCGCGTTGGTTGGTCTTGTTGTACAGATGTATGTTATTAG GCATTCATTTCTATTACACCGGGAGAATATAAATGAGAAATCCAGGATAGCAGCAGAAGAGCTGGATAAGGTTCGTGCAGCAGCTGAAGAAAATGGCAATGAG GTCGAGTCCGAGTCCAAGAATAGCTTTAGCGTGTTGGCCGAGGTTCTTCAGCCAGAAGACGAAGTTGAG TTACAAACACGTCTTTTGCTGGAAAAAATCGTAAACGGAGCCAACCCCACCGTCGCCACCGCGTCTCTAGGACAAGAGCTCGCTACTGAGAAAAA GGAATCTCCTGCGGACCGTGTCCTCACAGAGTACGGGCTGTCTGAAGACGCCGGAGGCGATTGGTACACGTCTTCTTTCAGAAGCAATATAAAG AAAAATCCTCTGGGTTTGGCGTTTGAAATTGAAACTTGGTTTGAGTAA
- the LOC133525967 gene encoding dnaJ-like protein 60 isoform X3, whose product MFLFNRIALKSLNCYARLYSLGKKCHYDVLRLRRNCTDKEIKEAFIKMSKEYHPDKNKDAKAQERFVSIVEAYNVLGKPSSRAQYDILSRSNSAYVQRTHVPWNLRNNPAYQYQYQNTQTNTTQQPRKEKSYYGVSGVKKMPNYMIIMICCGFALVGLVVQMYVIRHSFLLHRENINEKSRIAAEELDKVRAAAEENGNESEPVLRENVQENVSASIPGYTNHPLGDLGGLFGDLFFLPESMEAIQVESESKNSFSVLAEVLQPEDEVEGISCGPCPHRVRAV is encoded by the exons atgtttctttttaatcGCATTGCTCTAAAATCATTAAATTGTTACGCGAGGTTATATAG TTTAGGCAAAAAGTGCCACTACGATGTTCTCAGACTGCGTAGAAACTGTACAGACAAAGAAATCAAAGAAGCATTTATTAAGATGAGCAAGGAA TACCATCCAGACAAGAACAAGGATGCCAAGGCACAGGAGAGGTTTGTAAGCATTGTGGAAGCATACAATGTGCTCGGGAAGCCCAGTAGTCGGGCTCAGTATGACATTCTCTCCAGGAGCAATTCTGCATACGTTCAAAGAACACACGTCCCTTGGAA CTTGCGCAACAACCCCGCCTACCAATATCAATACCAAAACACCCAGACCAACACAACACAGCAACCGAGAAAGGAGAAGTCATACTACGGCGTGTCTGGGGTCAAGAAGATGCCGAATTACATGATCATCATGATTTGCTGCGGCTTCGCGTTGGTTGGTCTTGTTGTACAGATGTATGTTATTAG GCATTCATTTCTATTACACCGGGAGAATATAAATGAGAAATCCAGGATAGCAGCAGAAGAGCTGGATAAGGTTCGTGCAGCAGCTGAAGAAAATGGCAATGAG TCTGAGCCTGTTTTACGTGAGAATGTCCAAGAAAATGTCAGTGCGTCCATCCCCGGCTATACAAATCACCCCCTTGGCGATCTAGGAGGACTTTTTGGAGATCTTTTTTTCCTACCGGAGTCTATGGAGGCTATTCAG GTCGAGTCCGAGTCCAAGAATAGCTTTAGCGTGTTGGCCGAGGTTCTTCAGCCAGAAGACGAAGTTGAG GGAATCTCCTGCGGACCGTGTCCTCACAGAGTACGGGCTGTCTGA
- the LOC133525967 gene encoding dnaJ-like protein 60 isoform X4 — MFLFNRIALKSLNCYARLYSLGKKCHYDVLRLRRNCTDKEIKEAFIKMSKEYHPDKNKDAKAQERFVSIVEAYNVLGKPSSRAQYDILSRSNSAYVQRTHVPWNLRNNPAYQYQYQNTQTNTTQQPRKEKSYYGVSGVKKMPNYMIIMICCGFALVGLVVQMYVIRHSFLLHRENINEKSRIAAEELDKVRAAAEENGNELQTRLLLEKIVNGANPTVATASLGQELATEKKESPADRVLTEYGLSEDAGGDWYTSSFRSNIKKNPLGLAFEIETWFE, encoded by the exons atgtttctttttaatcGCATTGCTCTAAAATCATTAAATTGTTACGCGAGGTTATATAG TTTAGGCAAAAAGTGCCACTACGATGTTCTCAGACTGCGTAGAAACTGTACAGACAAAGAAATCAAAGAAGCATTTATTAAGATGAGCAAGGAA TACCATCCAGACAAGAACAAGGATGCCAAGGCACAGGAGAGGTTTGTAAGCATTGTGGAAGCATACAATGTGCTCGGGAAGCCCAGTAGTCGGGCTCAGTATGACATTCTCTCCAGGAGCAATTCTGCATACGTTCAAAGAACACACGTCCCTTGGAA CTTGCGCAACAACCCCGCCTACCAATATCAATACCAAAACACCCAGACCAACACAACACAGCAACCGAGAAAGGAGAAGTCATACTACGGCGTGTCTGGGGTCAAGAAGATGCCGAATTACATGATCATCATGATTTGCTGCGGCTTCGCGTTGGTTGGTCTTGTTGTACAGATGTATGTTATTAG GCATTCATTTCTATTACACCGGGAGAATATAAATGAGAAATCCAGGATAGCAGCAGAAGAGCTGGATAAGGTTCGTGCAGCAGCTGAAGAAAATGGCAATGAG TTACAAACACGTCTTTTGCTGGAAAAAATCGTAAACGGAGCCAACCCCACCGTCGCCACCGCGTCTCTAGGACAAGAGCTCGCTACTGAGAAAAA GGAATCTCCTGCGGACCGTGTCCTCACAGAGTACGGGCTGTCTGAAGACGCCGGAGGCGATTGGTACACGTCTTCTTTCAGAAGCAATATAAAG AAAAATCCTCTGGGTTTGGCGTTTGAAATTGAAACTTGGTTTGAGTAA